In Halanaerobiaceae bacterium ANBcell28, the DNA window AGATATCTGTCCTAAATGTGATGGAAAATTAGAAATTAAATCTGGAATTGAAGTAGGACATATTTTTAAATTAGGAACTAAGTATAGTGAAAGCTTAGGAGCTACTTATTTGGATAATAATGGCAAAGAACAAAATATAGTAATGGGTAGTTATGGGATAGGTGTCAGTAGACTTGTTGCTGCAGCTATTGAGCAAAACCATGATGAGAATGGAATTATATGGCCTAAAGCTATTGCACCTTATCAAGTAATAATCTTACAACTTGGAAAAGGTGAAGAAATTGATAATGAAGCTGGTAAAATCTATAAATTATTAAAAGAAGAAGGTATTGATGTATTATTAGATGATCGTAAAGAAAGAGCTGGAGTTAAATTTAATGATGCAGACTTAATTGGTATTCCTTTAAGACTTACTCTTGGTAAACGTTCACTTAAAAATGGTTTACTTGAAGCTCGAATTCGTCGTAGTGGAGAAGACCTAGAGATATCACTTGATAATGTTAAAAAAGAGGTGCTTGATATACTCAATAAAATAAAATAGGAGGACAGAAAGCATGAGAGTAACAGCCTTAATACCTGCCTTCAATGAAGAAGATACAATAGCCAATATTGTTAAGGTCTTAAGATCACATGATAAGATAAATGAGGTTTTAGTAGTAAATGATGGTTCTTCAGATAATACAGCTAGTGAGGCTAAAAATTCTGGAGCTAGGCTTATTAGTTTAGATTATAACCAGGGAAAAGGTGCTGCATTACAATCTGGTATTGATCAAATTGAATCTGATATTGTTTTAATGCTTGATGGAGACCTTATAGGATTAAAGGATAAGCATATAGACAATTTATTAAAACCGATATATAATAATGAATGTGATATGACCTTAGGAGTTTTTAGTGATGGTAGAGGCATAACTGATCTAGCTCAATTTGTGTCTCCTAATCTTTCGGGTCAAAGGGCTGTTAAAAAAGACATAATAAGTGATATTTATAATTTAAAGGATTCAGGTTATGGTGTTGAAGTAGCTATTAATAAATATGTAAAAAAACATGGACGATTGAAGTATGTCGACTTAGAAGAATTAACTCATGTTATGAAAGAAGAAAAAAGAGGCTTAGCTAAAGGAATTGTTGATCGTGGAAAAATGTATTGGGATATAATAAAAATGTATCTTAAAAAAACAGGAAGCTAATATAGTATAGTAGGGGGATATTAGATGATTTTTACAATAAAGCCAGACGATAATTATTCCCATTTAATAAAATATTTATCTATTGATAAAGAAAATAAATTATGTAAGATCATAAGTGCTAAAGATCAAGTTAATAACGGAGAATTTGAAGAAATTATAAGTTCTTTAAAAATAGATTTAGCTGATTATGAAATCAGCATATTACCTAAACTTAGTATAGAAGACGAAATAAAATTTGTTTGGCCACAACTTATATATGAACTTAAAGATGCTTTTCCTTATATAAATGGATGGTTAGAACGAGCTCGGTTGAAATTAAATAATGAAGAGCTCTTGATTGAATTAGAAAGTAATGTAGCTTATAAAAATTTAAATGGAGATAAACTAAGTTCTTTTATAAAAAAATGTTTTCAAAAATTAATTACAGAGCAAATTAATATTAAATTCGTGAATGGAAATTTTCTAGAAGAAATTCCTGTAGATACTCATATATCTAAGTACCAGACAGTAAGAAATAATACTGTTTCTAATATTAGAAATAAAAAGAAGAAAAAAACAGATAGCGATACAGAAATTATTTATGGCAAAAAAATAAAAGCTAGATCAACACATAATTTAAATGAGGTTGATTCGGAAATTGATAAAATTATTATAGAAGCAGAAATTTTTGATGTACAGGAAATTAATACAAGAAGAGGTAATACTTTTTATGTAATTGATGTAACAGACAATAGTAATTCAATTACTGTTAAAATATTTCCCCGCCGTGATAAAGATGTAAACTGTAAAATAAAAAAAGGTAAATGGGTTCGAATAAGTGGTTATGTGCAATATGATAAATATTCTAAAGAATTAGTTATGATTGCTGAAGCTATGAATTATATCAAAAATCAATCTATTGAAAGAATTGATAATGCGGAAGAAAAAAGGGTAGAATTACATCTTCACACTCAAATGAGTGCAATGGACTCTGTAGTCGATGTAAAAAAAGTTGTTGCTCGTGCAGCAAAATGGGGACATCCAGCAATTGCTATAACAGACCATGGAGTTGTTCAATCATATCCAGATGCATATTGGGCAGGTAAAGAACATGGCATTAAAGTGCTTTATGGACTAGAAGCATATATGGTTGATGATGGTGAATTAATTATTCAAAGGCCTGGAAATAGTACAATAGCTGAAGGCACCTATACTGTTTTTGATCTTGAGACTACTGGTTTCCATGCAGGGTCAGATAAAATAATTGAGATTGGAGCAGTTAAGATAAAAAACAACACAGTAATTGATACCTTTACTTCCTTTGTTAAAATTGATAGTCCTATACCGCCAAAAATAACAGAAATTACTGGAATTAATAATGATATGCTTAAAGATGCAGCAGAGTTAAATGATGTTATAGATCAATTTCTTGCTTTTGTAGATGAAAGTATATTAGTTGCACATAATGCTTCTTTTGATTATGGTTTTTTAAAAGCAGCTATAAAGAAATTAGGTAAAGAGGCTATTAAATATTCTGTTTTAGATACATTAAATTTAAGCAGAGCTGTTTATCCACAATTAAAATCTCATAAATTAAACAAAATATGTGATCATTTAAATATAGATCTGGATAATCATCATAGAGCTTTAGACGATGCAAAAGCAACAGGCGATATATTAATAGAAATCTTTTTAGAATTAGATAAACAGGAAATTATGAACTTAAAAGATATAAATAATTTAAGAAAGAAAATAGATTGGAAGAAATTGCAGACCTCGCATTTAATAATCTTAGCTAAAAATAAAGAGGGCTTAAAAGCTATTTATAAATTAGTCTCTAATTCTCATATTAATCATTATTATAGAAAACCGAGAATATTAAAAAGTGAATTAAGTAATTATAGGGATAATTTGATTATCGGTTCAGCTTGTGAGGCAGGCCAATTATACCGTGGTATTATTGAAAATAAAGACGATAATGAAATAAAAAATATAGCCAAATTTCACGATTTTTTAGAAATTCAACCACTAGGAAACAACAAATTTTTATTAAATAATCAAGTAGCTTCTGTAGAAGAATTACAGGAAATAAATAAAAAAATATATAATTTAGGGAAAAAATTTAACAAACCTGTTATTGCTACAGGTGATGTACATTTTCTTGATCCGGATGATAGTATATATAGAAAAATATTACAGGCTGGACAGGGTTTTGATGACTTAAATCAGGCACCTCTTTATTTTCGAACAACAGAAGAAATGTTAGAGGAATTTAAATATTTAGGAGAGGATATTGCTAAAGAAGTTGTAATTGAAAACCCACAAAAAATTAATCAAAGTTGTGAAGAATTAGAAATTATACCCAAAGACCTTTATACACCAACAATTGAAGGTGCTGATGAAGAAATAAGGGCTATGGCTTTTGAGAAAGCTAAAACAATGTATGGTGACCCCTTACCAGAATTAGTTGAGAAACGTTTGGAAAGGGAATTGAATTCTATTATTGGTAACGGTTATGCAGTGATATATCTAACTTCACAAAAGTTAGTAAAAAAATCTTTAGACGATGGATACTTAGTAGGCTCAAGGGGTTCTGTTGGTTCTTCTTTTGCTGCTACTATGACAGGCATTACTGAAGTTAATCCCTTGCCTCCACATTATCGCTGTGGAAAATGTAAGCACTCGGAATTTATTGAAGATGGCTCAGTTGGTGTAGGAGTTGACCTTCCTGACAAAGAGTGCCCTAAATGTGGAGAGGAACTAATTAAAGATGGCTTTGATATTCCTTTTGAAGTCTTCTTAGGTTTTAAAGGAGATAAGGTTCCTGATATTGATCTAAACTTTTCTGGTGAATACCAGGCTACTACTCACAAATATACTGAAACATTATTTGGAAAAGATTATGTATATAGAGCAGGAACAATTTCTTCTATAGCAGAAAGAACAGCTTTTGGATTTGTAAAGGGTTATTTGAATGATAATAACTTAACTGAAAAAAATGCTGAAATAAAGAGATTAGTTAAAGGTTGTACAGGAGTAAAGAGAACAACAGGACAACATCCTGGTGGTCAAATAGTTGTTCCAAATGATCTAGAAATATATGACTTTACACCGATTCAAAAACCAGCTAATGATATGAAAACAGATACTTTAACAACTCATTTTGACTTTCATTCTATACACGATAATTTATTAAAACTTGATATCTTAGGTCACGATGACCCAACAACTATTAGAATGTTACAGGATATAACAGGTGTTTCTCCATTTGATATAAGTCTTGATGATCCAGATACAATGTCTATTTTTTCAAGTACTGAGGCTCTAGGAGTAACGCCAGAGGAAATAGATAGTACCATAGGGACTTTAGGTATACCTGAATTCGGTACAAGCTTTGTAAGACAGATGTTAGTAGATACCAAGCCAAATACTTTTGCTGAATTAATTAGAATTAGTGGCCTTTCTCATGGTACTGATGTATGGTTAAACAATGCGCAAGATCTTATTAGAAGCAATACCGCTGAATTAGCAGAAGTTATATCTGTTCGCGATGATATTATGAATTATTTAATACAAAAAGGATTGGAGCCTGCCAGGGCTTTTTGGATTATGGAAAACGTTAGAAAAGGAAAGGGTTTAAAGGATGACGAAGAAAATTATATGAGAGAAAATAATGTACCTGAATGGTATATTGATTCATGTAAGAAAATAAAATATATGTTTCCTAAAGCACATGCTGCGGCTTATGTAATGATGGCTTTTAGAATTGCTTTTTTTAAGGTTCACTATCCTGAAGCTTTTTATGCAACATTTTTTACAAGAAAAGCAGATGATTTTGACGCACAAATTGTATGTCAAGGGTATGAACATATATTGAAAATTAAAGGAGATTTAGATCAAAAAGGAAATGATATGACGGCTAAAGAAAAAGGCGTTTATACTATCCTTGAGATTGTAATAGAGGCAATGGCTAGAGGTATTAAATTTACAACTGTTGATTTATACCAATCAGAAGTCAAGCATTTTAAGATTACAGATAAGGGTTTATTGCCACCATTAACTAGTTTAGAAGGTTTAGGTGAAAGTGCTGCTCAAAATATAGTTATAAGTAGGGAAGAAAGTGACTTTACATCTATTGAAGAGTTAGTAAATCGAACACGGATAAGTAAGACTGTGGTAGAAGTAATGAAAGAGCATGGTACTTTAAATGGAATGCCTGATAAAAATCAACTCTCTTTGTTTTGATAATTAAACTTGCATGTTTCTTAATAGTATGATAAAATTAATTTGATAGATTTATTTATGATATTAATTACTTTAGAGAAGGAGTGGGCTGATCCCACTCCTTCCTTATACTTATAATAATTTTACATAAAAACATCTAATTTTAAATCATCTAGTATATACTTTTGGAACTATAAGATAAAAGTAAAATATTTAAACTAAATATTATAAACAGTAGTTTGTTATAATTAGAATTTTCCATGTAAATATTAATTATATAAAACAAAAAAAGAAGGGAGAAAAAATGGGTAAGATTAAAGATTTAATTACTGAAATAGCTGAACCTATTATAGAAGATTTAGACTTAGAGTTAGTAGATGTTCAATATCTTAAAGAGGGAGAAGGTTTCACTTTAAGAGTCTTTATTGATAATGAAAAGAATGAAATAGGATTAGACGAATGTGAAAAAGTTAGTAGAAATTTAAGTGAAGAATTAGATAGAATTGATCCAATTAATGATAGTTATATTCTAGAGGTGTCTTCACCTGGTATTGAAAGGCCTCTGAATAAGTTAGAGGACTTTGATCGTTTCGAAGGAGAGCTGGCATATATTAAAGCATATGCCCCAATTAATGGTAAAAAAGAATTTATAGGAACTATATTAAAAAGGGAAGATCAGCAGATACGTCTTGAAGATAAGGATAAGAAAAATCAAGTATACGAGATTCCCTATTCTAGTATAGCTACTGCAAATTTAACAATAGATTTTTAATATCTATAAATATTTGTTCTTGTTGTATAATTTATAAAAAACATTGAATAAATGTTAATGTTTTATAAGGGAGGATTGGGAGAATGAGTCTGGAATTTTTACATGCCCTTGATGATATTATAAAAAATAAAGGGATAACAAAAGAAGTGTTATTTGAAGCAATTGAAACTGCTTTAATTTCTGCTTATAAAAAAGATTTTGGATCTAAGGAAAATGTCAAAGTCGAAATAGGTAGAAATACCGGGGAAGTTCATGTCTATACTAAAAAGGAAGTTGTAGAAGAAGTTGAAAATGAACTTTTAGAGATTTCTTTGGAAGAAGCTAAAAAAATCAAAGGTGATTTTGAGATTGGAGATATAGTTGAACAAGAAATTACTCCAGCTAATTTTGGGCGTATTGCAGCTCAAACAGCTAAACAAGTAGTGATGCAAAGAATACGTGAAGCTGAAAGAGATGTTATTTATGAAGAATATAAACAAAAGGAAGGAGAACTAATTACAGGGGTTATTCAACGTTTCCATAACAATAATGTTTTCATAGATTTTGGTAAGATTGAAGCTTTATTACCACCATCAGAACAAATGCCTAACGAACAATATAATGCTGGAGATCGCATTAAATTATATGTAGTTGAAGTAAGCTCAGATAGTAAAGGCCCTAAAATATTAGTTTCTCGAACACATCCTGCTTTAATTAAGCGTTTGTTTGAGGTAGAAGTTCCTGAAATTTTTGATGGTATTGTAGAAATACAAAATATTGCTAGAGAAGCTGGATATAGATCAAAAATCTCTGTATCATCTTTTGATGAGCAAGTTGATCCTGTAGGAGCCTGCGTAGGTCCAAAGGGAATGAGGGTGCAAGCAGTAGTGGATCAAGTAAATGGAGAAAAAATTGATATTATAGAATGGTGTGAAGATCCAAAAGTACTTGTTTCAAATGCTCTTAATCCTGCGGAAGTTAAAAAGGTAAACATTAATGAAGAAGATAAGATAGCTGAAGTTATAGTACCCGATTTTCAGTTATCATTAGCTATAGGTAAAGAAGGTCAAAATGCTCGTTTGGCTGCAAAACTTACAGGTTGGAAAGTTGATATTAAAAAAGAGTCTGATTACGATACAAATATAAATCAAGATGAAAATATTAAGGATTCTGAAGAATAAAAATTCTTAAATTTATTTTAAAATATTATGGTAGGTGATCTAATTGTCTAAAAAAGTTCCTATCAGAAAATGTGTTGCTTGTGGAGAGAGAAAGCCTAAAAATGAATTAATAAGGGTTGTTTATAATAAAGGCGAAGGTGTTATAAGTATAGATCGAAAAGGTAAAATGCCTGGTAGAGGGGCTTATCTCTGTCCAGAAAAAAAATGTTTTGACTTGGCAAATAAGGCTAAAAAGATTGAGAGATCTTTAAAAATATCAATTTCGGATGAGATATATCAAAACTTAATAAAGGAGATTGATATAATGAAAGGTTAATTTTATGGGGGTGTTATTATGGGAAAGGTTCGAGTTTATAAATTAGCAAAAGAACTAAATGTATCAAGTTCTGCATTATTAGACATTTTACATGATCTTGATGTGGAAGTAACAAGTCATATGAGTACAATTACAGATGAAACAGCAGATATTATTAAAGGAATGTATGTGGAAAAAGGAGAAGAAGAAAAAAAGTCTGTTGAAAAAGCAGAAAGTAGGCAAGAAAAAAAATTGAAAAAAAACAACAATGAAGTAAATAATAATAATAAGAAAAATGATAACGTTATTAAAAAAAGTACTGTAGAGAATAATAAAAAAAATATAGAAAAAGATAATGATAATTCAAGAAAATTTGATGTAGAAGTACCTATTACTGTTAAAGATTTTGGAGAGTTAACTGGTATAGCTGCAAATAAGATCATTAAAAAATTAATAGGTTTAGGCATAATGGCAAATGTTAATCATCCTCTAGATGAAGATATTCTTTTAATGTTAGCTGATGAATTAGGTATTGACATTAGTTTTAAATCTATGACTGAGGAAGAACTTAAAGAAGCGGATATACATGATCGTATAGCTTTAGAAATTGAAGATAAAGAAAAAGATTTAAAGTTAAGACCACCTATCGTTACAGTTATGGGTCATGTTGATCATGGTAAGACAACTCTTTTGGATGTTATTCGTAAGGCAAGAGTAGCTGAAGGTGAAGCAGGAGGAATAACGCAACACATAGGTGCATACCAAGTGAAGGTAAATGGCAAGAAAATATCTTTCATAGACACTCCTGGTCATGAAGCTTTTACAGCAATGAGAGCTCGCGGAGCTCAGGTAACAGATATTACGATATTGGTTGTAGCTGCAGATGATGGAGTTATGCCACAAACAATTGAGGCTATAAACCATGCAAAGGCTGCTGATATACCAATTATAGTAGCTATAAATAAAATTGATAGACCTAATGCACAACCGGATCGTGTTAAGCAAGAGTTAACAGAGCATGGTTTAGTTCCTGAGGATTGGGGAGGTCAAACAATTTGTGTCCCTATATCAGCGCTTAAAGAAGAAAATATAGAAGAGCTACTAGAGATGGTTTTATTGGTTGCAGAGATTGAAGAAATTAAAGCAAATCCTAGTAGACCAGCAGAAGGAATTATTATTGAGTCTGAACTCGATAAAGGCCGTGGTCCTGTTGCTACAATTTTAATTAAGAACGGAACTATGCATGTAGGTGATGCTTTATTAGCAGGTCCAGTTTCAGGTAGAGTAAGAGCTATGCTTGATGATAAAGGTAATAGAGTCGAAGAAGCTCCACCTGCAACACCTATAGAAATATTAGGATTCTCTGATGTACCTAATGCTGGAGATTTAGTTCAAGTACTTGATGATGAAAAAGAAGCTAGACAAGTTGCTGAAGCCAGGAAAAAGGATATTCAGCAAAAGAGTCAGCAAACTGAAAATAAAATATCTTTAGAGGATTTATATCAACAAATTCAAGAAGGAGAAGTAAAGGAACTAAATGTTGTCTTAAAAGCAGATGTTAATGGTTCCATTGAAGCTCTTAGAGATTCCTTAGTGAAACTAGGTAATAAAGAAGTTACTGTTAATATTATTCATACTGCAGTAGGAGCGATTAATGAAACGGATGTTAACTTAGCGAGTGCTTCTAATGCTATTATTCTTGGTTTTAACGTACGACCAGCAAGTAACGCAAGAAGATTAGCAGAAAAAGAAAAGGTAGATGTAAGAACTTATAGAGTTATTTATAAAGCTATTGAAGATCTGAAAGACGCTATGTCTGGATTGTTAGATCCTGAATTAAAAGAAGAGGTAACAGGTAGAGCAGAAGTTAGAGATACATTTAAAGTTCCTAATATTGGACTTATTGCAGGTTTATATGTAACAGAAGGTACTATTAACCGTAATGATAAAGTTCGCTTATTACGTGATGGAGTAGTTATCTACGAAGGTAATATTGCATCATTAAAAAGATTTGAGAATGATGTTCGAGAAGTTAGGGAAGGTTATGAATGTGGTTTAGGAATAGAAGGATTTAATGATATTAAATTAGGTGATGAATTAGAAATATACACTATAAAAGAGATAAAAAGGTCATTGTAATAATGATTAGATGCTCATCTTATCATTAAAAGATACTTTTCTCTTAATATATTTTGGAGTAGGTGAATATAATGGTAAAACAAAGAGCTCAAAGATTAGGAGAGTTAATAAAGCAAGAGATTAGCGATATATTATTAAAGGACGTTAAAGACCCTCGTGTTGGATTTGTTTCAGTAACGGATGTAGAAGTTTCTGGTGATTTAAGGCATGCTAATGTATATGTTAGTGTGTTTGGTAGTGATAAAGAACGTTCTGATACTATGAAAGCTCTTGAAAAAGGTAATGGCTATATAAGAAAGCTATTAGGTGAACGGATAACTGTTTATCATACACCGGAACTTTTGTTTAAATATGATAAATCGCTAGAATATGGAGCACATATATCAAAAATACTAGATAAAGTTAAAAATGAAGATGAAAAAAAGAATGAAAAAGGGGATTAAGTAATGAATTCTTTAGAGCAGGTATATGATATCATTAAAAAAAATAATAATTTTATTTTAATGGGACATATTGCTCCTGACGGTGATTGTATTGGCTCTTTATTTGCTTTAAAGTGGTATCTTGATAATTTAGGTAAAAGTTCTATTGTATTATTCTCAGAAAAGCTGGAAGAAAAGTATCATGTTATAGGGGTTAAAGAAGAAGATTATTGCTTAATTGATGAATTTAAAATTGATAAAAACAAACATTATGTTTGCCTTGCCCTTGATTCTGCAGATATAGATCGCTTAGGTGAGGGCAAGGAGTTAGCAAAAAATCTATATTTGCTAAATATAGATCACCATCCTGATAACCCGTGTTATGGAGATATTAATTATATTAATTCTGAAACAGCTGCTACTGGAGAAATAATATTCGATTTAATTTCTCTTAATGATAAATGGGCATTAGAAAATTTAGATAAAAATAAAAATTGTTATGACTCTAATATTCAAAATATAGCTAATGCTTTAGCTTTAGCTTTTATAGGTGATACTGGTAGTTTTCGTTACCAAAATACGAGTTCTACTGTATTTGATATAATGTCATTACTTAAGAGACTTGGTGCTGATGTCTATCAAATAAATAAATCTGTATATGCTTCTTATCCATATAATATAATTAAATTAAAAGCTCTTGCTTTGAACACTTTAGAATTATTTGAAGATAAAGTTGCTCATTTGACAGTAAGTCAAGAAATGCTAAAAAAGACTAATACTAATTTAGATGAAGTCTCTGGACTTGTTAATTATGCAAGGGATATTAAAGGAGTAGAGCTTGGTTTATTATTTTCCGAACTCAGCGAAAATGAAACTAGAGTTAGTTTTCGTTCTAATAATTATTCTAAGGTAAATGAATTTGCTGCTTTATATGGTGGTGGTGGACATCCACGTGCTGCTGGCTGTTCGATTAATAAAAATCTTTTAGAAGTGAAAGAAATGATTTTAAAAAAGGTGAAAGATTATGTCTGAATTAAATGGAATAATAAATATATTAAAACCCCCTGGAAAAACTTCGTTTCAGGTGGTTTCTTGTGTTAGAAGAATTTTATCATGTAAAAAAGCTGGACATACAGGAACACTTGATCCTAGTGCAGTTGGTGTTCTCCCTATTTGTCTTGGTAAAGCAACTAAAATTATACCTTATATTCCTGAAGATGAAAAAGAATATATAGCAGATATAATATTAGGAAAGAGGACAGATACTTTAGATGCTGAAGGTGAAATAATAGAGGAAAGTGAAGATTGGAAGCATATAAGTAAAGATGATTTAGAAAGAACACTGAAAGAATTTAAAGGTAATATAAAACAAATACCACCTATGTATTCAGCCTTGCATTATAAAGGAAAGCGTTTGTATAAGCTTGCTAGGCAAGGAAAAGAAGTTGATCGGGAACCTAGAGAAGTGGAGATTAAAGAATTAGAGTTATTAGAATTTGATTTACCAAGAATAAAAGTTAGAGTTCTTTGTTCTAAAGGCACATATATTCGAACATTAGCTGATGATATAGGTGAATATTTAGAATGTGGTGCTTTTTTGCAAAAATTAAAAAGAAGTAAATCAGGTCCTTTTAGAATAGAGAATGCAGTTACCTTAGATACATTGTATAATAAAGGAGAAAAATTAATCGTGCCTATAG includes these proteins:
- a CDS encoding glycosyltransferase family 2 protein, with amino-acid sequence MRVTALIPAFNEEDTIANIVKVLRSHDKINEVLVVNDGSSDNTASEAKNSGARLISLDYNQGKGAALQSGIDQIESDIVLMLDGDLIGLKDKHIDNLLKPIYNNECDMTLGVFSDGRGITDLAQFVSPNLSGQRAVKKDIISDIYNLKDSGYGVEVAINKYVKKHGRLKYVDLEELTHVMKEEKRGLAKGIVDRGKMYWDIIKMYLKKTGS
- a CDS encoding PolC-type DNA polymerase III, translated to MIFTIKPDDNYSHLIKYLSIDKENKLCKIISAKDQVNNGEFEEIISSLKIDLADYEISILPKLSIEDEIKFVWPQLIYELKDAFPYINGWLERARLKLNNEELLIELESNVAYKNLNGDKLSSFIKKCFQKLITEQINIKFVNGNFLEEIPVDTHISKYQTVRNNTVSNIRNKKKKKTDSDTEIIYGKKIKARSTHNLNEVDSEIDKIIIEAEIFDVQEINTRRGNTFYVIDVTDNSNSITVKIFPRRDKDVNCKIKKGKWVRISGYVQYDKYSKELVMIAEAMNYIKNQSIERIDNAEEKRVELHLHTQMSAMDSVVDVKKVVARAAKWGHPAIAITDHGVVQSYPDAYWAGKEHGIKVLYGLEAYMVDDGELIIQRPGNSTIAEGTYTVFDLETTGFHAGSDKIIEIGAVKIKNNTVIDTFTSFVKIDSPIPPKITEITGINNDMLKDAAELNDVIDQFLAFVDESILVAHNASFDYGFLKAAIKKLGKEAIKYSVLDTLNLSRAVYPQLKSHKLNKICDHLNIDLDNHHRALDDAKATGDILIEIFLELDKQEIMNLKDINNLRKKIDWKKLQTSHLIILAKNKEGLKAIYKLVSNSHINHYYRKPRILKSELSNYRDNLIIGSACEAGQLYRGIIENKDDNEIKNIAKFHDFLEIQPLGNNKFLLNNQVASVEELQEINKKIYNLGKKFNKPVIATGDVHFLDPDDSIYRKILQAGQGFDDLNQAPLYFRTTEEMLEEFKYLGEDIAKEVVIENPQKINQSCEELEIIPKDLYTPTIEGADEEIRAMAFEKAKTMYGDPLPELVEKRLERELNSIIGNGYAVIYLTSQKLVKKSLDDGYLVGSRGSVGSSFAATMTGITEVNPLPPHYRCGKCKHSEFIEDGSVGVGVDLPDKECPKCGEELIKDGFDIPFEVFLGFKGDKVPDIDLNFSGEYQATTHKYTETLFGKDYVYRAGTISSIAERTAFGFVKGYLNDNNLTEKNAEIKRLVKGCTGVKRTTGQHPGGQIVVPNDLEIYDFTPIQKPANDMKTDTLTTHFDFHSIHDNLLKLDILGHDDPTTIRMLQDITGVSPFDISLDDPDTMSIFSSTEALGVTPEEIDSTIGTLGIPEFGTSFVRQMLVDTKPNTFAELIRISGLSHGTDVWLNNAQDLIRSNTAELAEVISVRDDIMNYLIQKGLEPARAFWIMENVRKGKGLKDDEENYMRENNVPEWYIDSCKKIKYMFPKAHAAAYVMMAFRIAFFKVHYPEAFYATFFTRKADDFDAQIVCQGYEHILKIKGDLDQKGNDMTAKEKGVYTILEIVIEAMARGIKFTTVDLYQSEVKHFKITDKGLLPPLTSLEGLGESAAQNIVISREESDFTSIEELVNRTRISKTVVEVMKEHGTLNGMPDKNQLSLF
- the rimP gene encoding ribosome maturation factor RimP — protein: MGKIKDLITEIAEPIIEDLDLELVDVQYLKEGEGFTLRVFIDNEKNEIGLDECEKVSRNLSEELDRIDPINDSYILEVSSPGIERPLNKLEDFDRFEGELAYIKAYAPINGKKEFIGTILKREDQQIRLEDKDKKNQVYEIPYSSIATANLTIDF
- the nusA gene encoding transcription termination factor NusA; the protein is MSLEFLHALDDIIKNKGITKEVLFEAIETALISAYKKDFGSKENVKVEIGRNTGEVHVYTKKEVVEEVENELLEISLEEAKKIKGDFEIGDIVEQEITPANFGRIAAQTAKQVVMQRIREAERDVIYEEYKQKEGELITGVIQRFHNNNVFIDFGKIEALLPPSEQMPNEQYNAGDRIKLYVVEVSSDSKGPKILVSRTHPALIKRLFEVEVPEIFDGIVEIQNIAREAGYRSKISVSSFDEQVDPVGACVGPKGMRVQAVVDQVNGEKIDIIEWCEDPKVLVSNALNPAEVKKVNINEEDKIAEVIVPDFQLSLAIGKEGQNARLAAKLTGWKVDIKKESDYDTNINQDENIKDSEE
- a CDS encoding YlxR family protein, which translates into the protein MSKKVPIRKCVACGERKPKNELIRVVYNKGEGVISIDRKGKMPGRGAYLCPEKKCFDLANKAKKIERSLKISISDEIYQNLIKEIDIMKG
- the infB gene encoding translation initiation factor IF-2, with the protein product MGKVRVYKLAKELNVSSSALLDILHDLDVEVTSHMSTITDETADIIKGMYVEKGEEEKKSVEKAESRQEKKLKKNNNEVNNNNKKNDNVIKKSTVENNKKNIEKDNDNSRKFDVEVPITVKDFGELTGIAANKIIKKLIGLGIMANVNHPLDEDILLMLADELGIDISFKSMTEEELKEADIHDRIALEIEDKEKDLKLRPPIVTVMGHVDHGKTTLLDVIRKARVAEGEAGGITQHIGAYQVKVNGKKISFIDTPGHEAFTAMRARGAQVTDITILVVAADDGVMPQTIEAINHAKAADIPIIVAINKIDRPNAQPDRVKQELTEHGLVPEDWGGQTICVPISALKEENIEELLEMVLLVAEIEEIKANPSRPAEGIIIESELDKGRGPVATILIKNGTMHVGDALLAGPVSGRVRAMLDDKGNRVEEAPPATPIEILGFSDVPNAGDLVQVLDDEKEARQVAEARKKDIQQKSQQTENKISLEDLYQQIQEGEVKELNVVLKADVNGSIEALRDSLVKLGNKEVTVNIIHTAVGAINETDVNLASASNAIILGFNVRPASNARRLAEKEKVDVRTYRVIYKAIEDLKDAMSGLLDPELKEEVTGRAEVRDTFKVPNIGLIAGLYVTEGTINRNDKVRLLRDGVVIYEGNIASLKRFENDVREVREGYECGLGIEGFNDIKLGDELEIYTIKEIKRSL
- the rbfA gene encoding 30S ribosome-binding factor RbfA is translated as MVKQRAQRLGELIKQEISDILLKDVKDPRVGFVSVTDVEVSGDLRHANVYVSVFGSDKERSDTMKALEKGNGYIRKLLGERITVYHTPELLFKYDKSLEYGAHISKILDKVKNEDEKKNEKGD
- a CDS encoding bifunctional oligoribonuclease/PAP phosphatase NrnA; this encodes MNSLEQVYDIIKKNNNFILMGHIAPDGDCIGSLFALKWYLDNLGKSSIVLFSEKLEEKYHVIGVKEEDYCLIDEFKIDKNKHYVCLALDSADIDRLGEGKELAKNLYLLNIDHHPDNPCYGDINYINSETAATGEIIFDLISLNDKWALENLDKNKNCYDSNIQNIANALALAFIGDTGSFRYQNTSSTVFDIMSLLKRLGADVYQINKSVYASYPYNIIKLKALALNTLELFEDKVAHLTVSQEMLKKTNTNLDEVSGLVNYARDIKGVELGLLFSELSENETRVSFRSNNYSKVNEFAALYGGGGHPRAAGCSINKNLLEVKEMILKKVKDYV